One genomic window of uncultured Campylobacter sp. includes the following:
- a CDS encoding DNA methyltransferase: MINEEKRCNNLTGKEWLQNSFSIWRNLTKTKEEKDMGHPASYPVPLCERLIKTFSKNDAFIIDPFNGVGSSLVAAHNLDRKAVGIDLSQEFCKVAEQRIGNDKKIRIINGNSFSELDKLEENSFDLCLTSPPYWDILNMKRSADGKQSINYSEKSNDMGNISEYRTFINELGRLFFKVNRVLKPGAYCLVNVMDIRKKSVFYPLHSDLATELQKQGYVFDDIIIWDRQQDYNNMRPLGYPYKYRINKVHEYILIFIKK, encoded by the coding sequence ATGATAAATGAAGAGAAAAGATGTAATAATTTAACTGGGAAAGAGTGGCTTCAAAATTCTTTTAGCATATGGAGAAATTTGACTAAGACTAAAGAAGAAAAGGATATGGGGCATCCGGCTTCATATCCTGTTCCTTTGTGCGAAAGGCTTATAAAAACTTTTTCAAAAAATGATGCTTTTATAATAGATCCGTTCAATGGAGTAGGTTCGAGCCTTGTTGCAGCACATAATCTTGACCGTAAAGCTGTTGGTATAGATTTGTCGCAGGAATTTTGTAAGGTTGCAGAACAAAGGATTGGGAATGATAAAAAAATTAGAATTATTAATGGGAATAGTTTTTCGGAATTGGATAAATTGGAAGAAAATTCATTTGATTTGTGTCTAACATCACCACCTTATTGGGACATATTAAATATGAAACGGAGTGCTGATGGGAAACAGAGCATAAACTATTCGGAAAAGTCCAATGATATGGGGAATATATCTGAATATCGTACTTTTATAAATGAATTGGGAAGATTATTTTTTAAAGTTAATAGAGTTTTGAAACCTGGGGCATATTGCTTGGTAAATGTTATGGATATTCGAAAAAAAAGTGTTTTTTACCCTCTTCATAGCGATTTGGCGACAGAATTACAAAAACAAGGGTATGTATTTGATGATATTATTATCTGGGACAGACAGCAAGACTATAATAATATGAGACCTTTAGGTTATCCATACAAATATCGCATAAATAAGGTCCATGAGTATATATTGATTTTTATAAAAAAGTAG
- a CDS encoding cupin domain-containing protein, translating to MSKIYNLNADTKVIAKSVVSKRIFDCENAHVDVFAFDTGEELDHEMLFCDSLAWVVEGGASLHYGERQMHLGSEQACLIEKKVWRKLIFSEPTKYVSIDFKEDLMIDHLPKAAIFSLMDAVEYEEGKIVSKTLVKNENGSMSLLSFSKDQQLSTHAAPGDALLIALDGEMKLTIGDEHFDIKKGDTIVLPGKIPHGLKIPEKFKMLLIVTKDKM from the coding sequence ATGAGTAAAATTTACAATCTGAACGCCGACACGAAAGTGATCGCAAAAAGCGTCGTTAGCAAGAGAATTTTTGATTGCGAGAACGCTCACGTCGACGTGTTTGCTTTCGATACGGGCGAGGAGCTAGACCACGAGATGCTATTTTGCGACAGCCTAGCGTGGGTCGTCGAGGGCGGCGCGAGCCTGCACTACGGCGAAAGGCAAATGCATCTAGGTAGCGAGCAGGCTTGCCTGATAGAGAAAAAAGTATGGCGAAAATTAATTTTTAGCGAACCGACGAAATACGTCTCAATCGATTTTAAGGAGGACTTAATGATAGATCATTTACCTAAGGCGGCTATTTTTAGCCTAATGGACGCAGTCGAATACGAAGAGGGCAAAATCGTGAGCAAAACGCTCGTCAAAAACGAAAACGGCTCGATGTCGTTGCTATCGTTTTCAAAAGACCAGCAGCTATCTACTCACGCGGCTCCGGGCGACGCGCTTTTGATCGCGCTTGACGGCGAGATGAAGCTAACCATCGGCGACGAGCATTTTGATATCAAAAAGGGCGATACCATCGTACTTCCTGGTAAAATCCCGCACGGACTAAAGATCCCGGAAAAATTTAAAATGCTGCTTATCGTGACAAAAGATAAGATGTAG
- a CDS encoding PIN domain-containing protein → MARFIIDDENISVDNLATLKKLGQKDKIYIVTNDRQKLSISVLAWFLARKIKIKIILLQSAHKDYADKIITFLMGKLSRKKDKIYIVSNDKFYDDVIEFFNKQDKNGGKFHKLKFDFSRSHTAQLIEENRDEIAVLIRNSGSLSELHMKIISKFGSKNGAGVYNALKEDARKIYKKPQLENPQKGEVKRIAAPNSAKSRPAAQGDEQKLDEREKSKTESNFGCEVLQTQSARAKEQNLENHSQIAQNSESEKPQPLKSENDAAANNENLQETKAVETNLSDDLGPTEHPKDAEQNLSAKASSEDLKVDQKGQNLSNKRPPQKPNQANAPQNEAKNKAENAVKTQLSIKIDEVKKQEIRKIAFESKNLGDFHNGLVKKYGADDAGKLYKALKQKAKEYLSRRDAKK, encoded by the coding sequence ATGGCAAGATTTATAATAGATGATGAAAACATAAGCGTAGATAATCTAGCGACGCTAAAAAAGCTAGGACAAAAAGATAAAATTTATATCGTAACTAACGATAGACAAAAGCTAAGTATCTCCGTTTTGGCGTGGTTTCTGGCGCGAAAAATCAAAATAAAAATCATACTTTTACAGAGCGCTCACAAGGACTATGCCGATAAAATAATTACGTTTTTAATGGGTAAACTCTCGCGCAAAAAAGACAAAATTTACATCGTCAGCAACGATAAATTTTACGACGACGTGATAGAGTTTTTTAATAAGCAAGATAAAAACGGCGGCAAATTTCATAAACTCAAATTTGATTTTAGCCGTTCGCATACGGCGCAGCTCATCGAAGAAAATCGAGACGAAATCGCGGTCTTGATACGAAATTCTGGCAGCCTCAGCGAGCTTCATATGAAAATTATCTCAAAATTCGGTAGCAAAAATGGCGCCGGCGTGTATAACGCACTAAAAGAGGATGCGAGGAAAATTTACAAAAAACCTCAACTAGAAAACCCGCAAAAAGGCGAAGTAAAGCGTATCGCAGCGCCAAATTCCGCAAAATCTAGGCCGGCGGCGCAGGGCGACGAGCAAAAACTTGATGAGCGAGAAAAGTCAAAAACCGAGTCAAATTTTGGCTGCGAGGTTTTGCAGACTCAAAGCGCCCGGGCAAAGGAGCAAAATTTAGAAAATCACTCGCAAATCGCTCAAAATTCGGAGTCCGAAAAACCGCAGCCTTTAAAGAGCGAAAACGACGCGGCGGCAAATAATGAAAATTTACAAGAGACCAAAGCCGTAGAAACAAATTTGAGCGATGATCTGGGTCCTACCGAGCATCCGAAAGACGCGGAGCAAAATTTGAGTGCCAAGGCTTCTAGCGAGGATCTTAAAGTGGATCAAAAAGGACAAAATTTATCAAACAAGCGTCCGCCGCAAAAACCAAATCAAGCTAACGCACCGCAAAACGAAGCAAAAAATAAAGCCGAAAATGCGGTAAAAACGCAGCTTTCTATCAAGATAGACGAGGTTAAAAAGCAAGAGATTAGAAAAATCGCGTTTGAGAGTAAAAATTTGGGCGATTTTCACAACGGACTGGTAAAAAAATACGGTGCAGACGATGCCGGAAAGCTGTATAAAGCATTAAAACAAAAGGCAAAAGAGTATCTAAGTAGGCGTGACGCGAAAAAATAA